One region of Zingiber officinale cultivar Zhangliang chromosome 7B, Zo_v1.1, whole genome shotgun sequence genomic DNA includes:
- the LOC122003751 gene encoding 40S ribosomal protein S5-like produces MAIQQQEVKLFNRWSFDDVEVSDMSLADYIAVTPPKHATYLPQTAGRYSAKRFRKAQCPIIERLTNSLMMHGQNNGKKLMAVCIIKHAMEIIHLLTDANPIQIVVDAIINR; encoded by the exons ATGGCGATCCAGCAACAGGAGGTTAAGCTCTTTAATCGCTGGTCGTTCGACGATGTCGAG GTCAGTGACATGTCTCTTGCTGATTACATCGCTGTGACTCCTCCAAAACATGCTACATACCTTCCTCAAACTGCTGGAAGATATTCTGCTAAGAGGTTCCGCAAGGCTCAGTGCCCAATTATTGAAAGACTTACCAATTCTTTGATGATGCATGGCCAGAACAATGGAAAGAAGCTTATGGCTGTCTGCATAATTAAACATGCTATGGAAATTATTCATTTGCTTACTGATGCAAATCCAATCCAAATTGTGGTTGATGCGATCATTAACAggtaa